A stretch of Amblyraja radiata isolate CabotCenter1 chromosome 34, sAmbRad1.1.pri, whole genome shotgun sequence DNA encodes these proteins:
- the dis3l gene encoding DIS3-like exonuclease 1 isoform X1 — MIKTEKVLHLRSCKGRSVRVVREHYLRESVPCNSCLCEAQCHNEGKLLSQSATHYVIPDWKVVQDYLEILEFPELRGIVFMQTACQAVQHQKGRRQYNKLRNLLRDARHECVMFFNEFQLYSYVPREQGESLEKWQTRCIYYATVWYYNHLAGLMPVVMVTEDAEAIQKYGSETDGVFVVSFKSYLENFWPDLEAVHELYESIVQSRKERENEIQEKNGKEYLEHLPLEILEAGIKSGRYIQGILNVNKHRSQLEAFVRIQGLPNKRSELETDILICGTKTRNRAVEGDVVAVELLPRNEWKGRASILCENESEEKATEETETEPMPTGKVVGIIQRNWRDYVVTFPPKEDIQSQGKNVRKILVTPWDYRIPKIRISTQQAESLQNFRIIVRIDSWDSTSLYPNGHFVKVLGRAGDLETEIAAILVENGISIGPFSEAQLREIPVNTPENPWKVDAEEQGRRVDLRNTHLVFSIDPKDCEDVDDALSVRKLANENLELGVHIADVTHFVKLNSYTDLEARSRATTCYLADRRYDMLPAILSADRCSLLGGADRYAISVLWELDKTNYEVLKVWFGRTIIRSTYKIFYEAAQALLDGDRNVVDIPELKGLEEKEKCRRLNDLIWAVEKLTEIARRTRTKRSLEGGLELEGIEIRVQLDEKKNISDLVPKQHLEVHETVAECMIMANHWVAKKITENLPHQGLLRCHPPPRQESFTALIECAKAKRFKIDTRSNKALADSLDMAEDPGDPLVNKLLRSMATQAMSNALYFSTGSCSEDLFYHYGLALDKYTHFTSPIRRYADIVVHRLLMAALLKDKKLEPENPLLSQKDLEELCHHINKKNRAAQRVQKQSVELFQCMYFKDKDSTSDERCVADGIIYSIRANGVLVFVPKYGVKAAAFLKNKEGLVITAQPDGSCEWKPGSLRRLRDKIISTTAGGESITFSLFEHITVRISEFSSRSHPDTIKLDIINNQPRTKTGTEPTHGTSHTSKTDLVRDVIRSAEEAQLAQKHAKRTLIRDEDREYCQTQGNSLYSLLEEIKEMALQDVSVG, encoded by the exons GCAGTATAACAAGCTGCGGAATCTGCTGAGGGATGCTCGTCATGAATGCGTTATGTTCTTCAATGAATTTCAATTGTACTCGTATGTCCCGAGAGAGCAAGGAGAGTCTCTAGAAAAATGGCAGACCAG GTGCATTTACTATGCCACAGTCTGGTATTATAATCATCTTGCAGGACTAATGCCAGTTGTTATGGTTACTGAGGATGCGGAAGCCATTCAGAAATATGGGAGTGAAACAGATGGAGTGTTTGTTGTATCATTTAAG AGCTACTTGGAGAATTTTTGGCCTGACCTGGAAGCAGTGCACGAGCTGTATGAGTCTATTGTTCAGTCTCggaaagaaagagagaatgaAATTCAGGAGAAGAATGGAAAGGAATATTTGGAACATCTGCCTTTGGAAATACTGGAGGCTGGCATCAAATCTGGGAGATATATTCAG GGTATTTTAAATGTCAACAAGCACAGATCTCAGTTGGAAGCCTTTGTTCGCATTCAGGGATTACCTAATAAAAGATCAG AACTGGAAACAGATATACTTATCTGTGGCACAAAGACTCGAAATCGTGCTGTCGAGGGAGATGTGGTAGCTGTTGAGTTACTGCCAAGGAATGAATGGAAAGGAAGAGCTTCAATACTGTGTGAGAATGAATCTGAGGAGAAAGCCACCGAGGAAACCGAAACTGAGCCAATGCCTACAG GTAAGGTTGTTGGCATTATTCAGCGCAATTGGCGAGATTATGTTGTGACCTTTCCGCCCAAAGAAGACATACAATCTCAGGGTAAAAATGTTCGGAAGATCCTAGTTACGCCTTGGGATTACAGAATTCCTAAAATAAGGATCAGCACTCAACAAGCTGAATCACTGCAG AATTTCCGAATTATTGTACGAATTGATTCCTGGGATTCTACATCTCTTTATCCCAATGGACATTTTGTGAAGGTTCTTGGAAGAGCTGGTGATTTAGAGACAGAAATTGCAGCTATTCTTGTTGAAAACGGCATTTCAATTGGCCCTTTCTCTGAAGCCCAG CTGCGTGAAATACCAGTGAACACTCCTGAGAATCCCTGGAAGGTTGATGCAGAGGAGCAAGGCAGGCGAGTGGATTTAAGAAACACTCACCTGGTCTTCAGCATCGACCCCAAGGACTGTGAAGACGTGGATGATGCACTGTCTGTTCGCAAATTAGCAAATGAAAATTTGGAGCTGGGCGTTCATATTGCAGATGTCACACACTTCGTCAAATTAAATTCATACACAGATCTGGAGGCTAGATCGAG GGCAACAACTTGTTATTTAGCAGACAGGCGCTATGACATGTTACCTGCCATCCTAAGCGCTGATCGATGTTCTTTACTTGGGGGTGCTGACAG GTATGCAATCAGTGTGTTATGGGAATTAGATAAAACTAATTATGAAGTCCTTAAAGTGTGGTTTGGACGAACCATTATAAGGTCTACTTACAAGATATTCTATGAAGCAGCTCAAGCCTTGTTGGATGGGGATCGCAATGTTGTGGATATCCCTGAGCTCAAAGGGCTTGAAGAGAAAGAGAAATGTAGACGGTTGAATGACTTGATATGGGCAGTGGAGAAGCTGACTGAAATAGCTCGTCGCACCCGGACAAAGCGCTCCCTTGAAGGTGGCCTAGAGTTGGAGGGAATTGAAATCCGAGTACAGTTAGATGAGAAGAAGAACATCAGTGACCTGGTGCCCAAACAACACCTGGAGGTGCATGAGACTGTAGCAGAATGCATGATTATGGCAAACCACTGGGTGGCAAAGAAAATTACTGAGAACTTGCCTCACCAAGGCTTGCTACGATGCCATCCTCCACCAAGACAGGAGTCCTTCACTGCACTGATTGAGTGTGCAAAGGCAAAGAGATTCAAAATAGACACACG CTCCAACAAAGCTCTGGCAGATTCACTGGACATGGCAGAAGATCCAGGTGATCCTCTGGTGAATAAACTCTTGCGATCCATGGCCACGCAGGCAATGTCCAATGCCCTTTATTTTTCTACTGGCTCCTGTTCAGAGGATCTCTTTTATCATTACG GACTTGCTCTGGACAAATATACTCATTTCACATCTCCAATCAGAAGATATGCAGACATAGTTGTCCATCGACTATTAATGGCAGCTTTATTAAAAGATAAGAAATTGGAACCTGAAAATCCATTGCTCagccagaaggatttggaagaaTTATGTCATCATATCAACAAGAAGAATAGG GCTGCTCAGCGCGTGCAGAAACAATCCGTAGAGTTATTTCAGTGCATGTACTTTAAGGATAAAGATTCCACTTCTGATGAGCGTTGCGTAGCAGATGGTATCATATATTCAATACGAGCAAATGGTGTACTGGTATTTGTACCAAA GTATGGTGTAAAAGCTGCAGCTTTCCTAAAGAATAAAGAGGGACTTGTGATCACAGCACAGCCTGACGGATCATGTGAATGGAAACCTGGCTCTCTCCGACGCCTTAGAGACAAAATTATCTCCACTACAGCTGGCGGGGAATCTATTACCTTCTCTCTCTTTGAACACATCACA GTAAGAATCTCAGAATTCTCATCCCGGTCACATCCTGACACCATCAAACTGGACATCATCAACAACCAACCTCGTACCAAGACTGGTACTGAACCTACACATGGAACatctcacacttcaaagacggaCTTGGTTCGGGATGTAATCAGATCTGCTGAAGAAGCACAACTTGCCCAAAAGCATGCAAAAAGAACATTGATCAGAGATGAAGATAGAGAATATTGTCAAACTCAGGGTAACAGCCTCTACTCATTGTTGGAAGAAATTAAGGAAATGGCTCTTCAAGATGTTTCAGTGGGATAA
- the tipin gene encoding TIMELESS-interacting protein isoform X1 codes for MNDPLENGLFGIHDNDELEDEIFPPLPPPSSPGQLGYGEALADGEEEAGTQSKEPVVLRKHVKKPQPKLDAQRLTSDRGLPALRNLFDSVQFKGKGHESEDVKTLLWHMEHWAHRLYPKLQFEEFIGKVETLGNKKEVQTCLKKIRLDIPITNEDFTSNEVPESEDRVQTDDIETSLDAMPSQPVSKSTPGSNVLSEEQQLQIERNKQLALERRQARLQLTNQTPSNDQGDSQCLSQSMEPNKKMVLDPDMFEDENVKSKASEEVTKTALSEPLGEFQIPTEISPAVKIPKDLTVIDKAIDSFESTDNSETTESHCSAENEH; via the exons ATGAATGATCCTTTGGAAAATGGTTTGTTTGGTATCCATGACAATGATGAGTTAGAAGATGAAATCTTTCCACCGCTTCCTCCTCCATCATCACCTGGCCAACTGGGATATGGTGAAGCTTTAGCTGATGGTG AAGAGGAAGCAGGAACTCAATCCAAGGAGCCTGTGGTACTCAGAAAACATGTAAAAAAACCACAGCCAAAACTGGATGCCCAGCG GTTGACTTCAGATCGAGGATTGCCTGCTTTACGAAATTTGTTTGATAGTGTTCAATTTAAAGGCAAAGGACATGAG AGCGAAGATGTGAAGACTCTCCTGTGGCACATGGAGCATTGGGCTCACAGGCTGTACCCCAAACTACAATTTGAAGAATTCATTGGGAAAGTGGAAACCTTGGGAAATAAAAAGGAAGTTCAG ACCTGTTTGAAGAAAATTCGACTTGATATACCTATAACTAATGAAGACTTTACATCGAATGAAG TTCCGGAGAGTGAGGACAGGGTCCAAACGGATGATATTGAAACTTCATTAGATGCAATGCCCAGCCAGCCAGTTTCAAAATCAACTCCAGGCTCCAATGTACTCTCTGAGGAACAACAGCTTCAGATCGAGAGGAACAAACAGCTTGCACTTGAGAGACGACAAGCAAGACTTCAGCTGACAAATCAAACCCCCTCCAATG ATCAAGGAGATTCCCAGTGCCTGAGTCAGTCCATGGAGCCAAATAAAAAGATGGTACTTGATCCTGATATGTTTGAAGATGAAAATGTAAAAAGTAAAGCTTCGGAAGAGGTAACCAAAACTGCACTCTCTGAGCCACTTGGTGAATTTCAAATTCCAACAGAGATCAGTCCTGCTGTGAAAATTCCAAAAGACTTAACAGTTATAGACAAAGCAATTGACTCCTTTGAATCAACAGACAATTCTGAAACTACAGAAAGCCACTGCAGTGCAGAAAATGAACATTGA
- the tipin gene encoding TIMELESS-interacting protein isoform X2: MNDPLENGLFGIHDNDELEDEIFPPLPPPSSPGQLGYGEALADGEEEAGTQSKEPVVLRKHVKKPQPKLDAQRLTSDRGLPALRNLFDSVQFKGKGHESEDVKTLLWHMEHWAHRLYPKLQFEEFIGKVETLGNKKEVQTCLKKIRLDIPITNEDFTSNEVPESEDRVQTDDIETSLDAMPSQPVSKSTPGSNVLSEEQQLQIERNKQLALERRQARLQLTNQTPSNDQGDSQCLSQSMEPNKKMVLDPDMFEDENVKSKASEEVTKTALSEPLGEFQIPKDLTVIDKAIDSFESTDNSETTESHCSAENEH, encoded by the exons ATGAATGATCCTTTGGAAAATGGTTTGTTTGGTATCCATGACAATGATGAGTTAGAAGATGAAATCTTTCCACCGCTTCCTCCTCCATCATCACCTGGCCAACTGGGATATGGTGAAGCTTTAGCTGATGGTG AAGAGGAAGCAGGAACTCAATCCAAGGAGCCTGTGGTACTCAGAAAACATGTAAAAAAACCACAGCCAAAACTGGATGCCCAGCG GTTGACTTCAGATCGAGGATTGCCTGCTTTACGAAATTTGTTTGATAGTGTTCAATTTAAAGGCAAAGGACATGAG AGCGAAGATGTGAAGACTCTCCTGTGGCACATGGAGCATTGGGCTCACAGGCTGTACCCCAAACTACAATTTGAAGAATTCATTGGGAAAGTGGAAACCTTGGGAAATAAAAAGGAAGTTCAG ACCTGTTTGAAGAAAATTCGACTTGATATACCTATAACTAATGAAGACTTTACATCGAATGAAG TTCCGGAGAGTGAGGACAGGGTCCAAACGGATGATATTGAAACTTCATTAGATGCAATGCCCAGCCAGCCAGTTTCAAAATCAACTCCAGGCTCCAATGTACTCTCTGAGGAACAACAGCTTCAGATCGAGAGGAACAAACAGCTTGCACTTGAGAGACGACAAGCAAGACTTCAGCTGACAAATCAAACCCCCTCCAATG ATCAAGGAGATTCCCAGTGCCTGAGTCAGTCCATGGAGCCAAATAAAAAGATGGTACTTGATCCTGATATGTTTGAAGATGAAAATGTAAAAAGTAAAGCTTCGGAAGAGGTAACCAAAACTGCACTCTCTGAGCCACTTGGTGAATTTCAA ATTCCAAAAGACTTAACAGTTATAGACAAAGCAATTGACTCCTTTGAATCAACAGACAATTCTGAAACTACAGAAAGCCACTGCAGTGCAGAAAATGAACATTGA